A segment of the Dehalococcoidia bacterium genome:
CGGGCGTCCTGCGCCTGGGCATGGGCGACCGCATCACCCAGTACCTGCCGCCGGAGGTCTGCCTGCCAGAGGCGGGCCAGGGCGCGCTCGCGGCGCAGGTGCGCGCGGACGACGCCGGAACGTCGCGTCTGGCCGCGGTCATTGACGACGCTCCCACCCGTCAGGCGGTGACGGCGGAGCGAGCCGCCGTGACGGCGCTCGGCGGCGGCTGCACGGTTCCGATAGCCGCGCTGGCGATTATCCGGGGCGCGGAGTTGGAGCTGCATGGACTTGTCGCCAGCGCCGACGGCAAGCGTCTGGTGCGCGCAAAGGTGATGGGCAAGGCGGACGCGGCGGAGCAGGCGGGCAAAGACCTGGCGCTCAAGCTGCTGGCGATGGGCGCGAACGAAATCCTGAACGGGACGTGACGGTGACAGGCACGACGCGCAACGGCAAGGTCTATCTGGTGGGCGCAGGCCCCGGCGATCCCGGCCTGCTCACGCTCAAGGGCGCCGAGTGCCTGCGACGCGCGGATGTCGTCGTGTACGACCGCCTTGTTGACCCGCGACTGCTGGCGCTGGCGCGGCCCGACGCCGAGCTGCTGTACGCGGGCAAGGTGCCCGGGTGCAAGCCTGGCCCGGAGCCCGGCCCCGGCACGTGGGGCGGCGAGCCCGCGCCCGGCGAGGGGCGGCTGGACCAGGACGCCATCACCCGCCTCCTGCTGCAACGGGCGCAGGCGGGCAACGTGGTGGTGCGCCTGAAGGGCGGCGATCCCTTTGTCTTCGGACGCGGCGGCGAGGAGGGCGGAGCGCTCCGCAGCGCGGGTATCCCCTTCGAGGTCGTGCCGGGTATCACCTCGGCCATCGCCGTTCCGGCGTACGCGGGCATCCCGGTCACGCACCGCGCCGTGGCTGCGTCGTTCGCGGTGGTCACGGGGCACGAAGACCCCACGAAGGCCGAGTCGCAGGTGGCCTGGGCGCGTCTGGCGCAGGCGGTGGACACCATCGTCATCCTCATGGGCGTGCAGGAGTTGCCGCGCATCGTGGAGTTGCTGCTGAGCGGCGGGCGAAGCGCGGACACACCGGCGGCGGTCATCGAGCAGGGCACCCTGCCCGTTCAGCGCACGGTGACGGGCACGCTGGCCGACATCGTGGCGAAGGCGAGAGCGGCGGACATCCGTCCCCCGGCCATCACGGTCGTCGGCGACGTGGTGCGCCAGCGCGACCACCTGCGCTGGTTCGACAACCGGCCCCTGTTCGGCAAGCGCGTGCTGGTGACGCGCGCCCGGACGCAGGCCAGCGCGCTGGTGGAGCTTCTGGCGGCGGAGGGCGCGGAGCCGGTGGAGCTGCCCGCCATCGGCATTGAGCCTGCTCAGGACACGGCGGCGCTGGACAGGGCCGCAGCCTCCGTCGGCGACTACCAGTGGGTCGTGTTCACCAGCGCCAACGGCGCGGACGCCTTGTTCGCGCGGCTGCACGCCCAGGGCAGAGATGCGCGGGCCTTCGGCGCGGCGAAGGTGTGCGCCATCGGCCCGGCCACGGCGGACGCGCTCGCCCGCCATGGCGTCCGCGCCGACCTCGTGCCGCCGGAGTTCGTCAGCGACGCGGTGGTCGCCGCCCTCGCGAAGGCGGGCGTCGCGGGCGCGAAGGTGCTGCTGCCGCGCGCCGACATCGCGGGGGACGCGCTGGTGCGTGGGCTGAGCGACCTGGGCGCGCGCGTGACGCAGGTCGCGGCCTACCGCACAGTCGCGCCGGAGGAATCTGCGGCGACGGCGCGGCGCGTGCTGTCGGACGGCCCGATTGACGTGGCGACCTTCACAAGCTCGTCCACGGTCAAGAACCTGCTGGCCCTCCTGGGCAATGACCTGACGCCACTGCGCGGAGCGGTGGTCGCGTGCATCGGGCCGGTCACCGCCCGCACAGCGCGGGAGGCGGGCCTGACGGTGGACGTCGAGGCGAAAGAGCACACGGTTCCGGGGCTGGTCACGGCCCTGGTGGAGCACTTCGATGGAAAAAGCTAAAGGCGCAAAGACCGGGTACCCCTACACGCGGATGCGCCGACTGCGGCGCACGGACGCGCTCCGGCGGATGGTGCGCGAGACGACGCTGCGCGTGGACGACTTCGTGTACCCGCTGTTCGCGGCGCACGGCAAGGGCGTCCGGCAGGAGATAGAGCCGCTGCCCGACTGCTACCACCTCTCGGTGGACATGCTGGCGCGGGAGGCGGAGGAGATCGCCCGACTGGGCATCCCCGCGGTGCTGCTGTTCGGCCTGCCCGCGTCCAAGGACGCCGTCGGGTCGGAGGCCTACGCGTCGAAAGGCATCGTGCAGGAGGCGGTGCGCGCCATCAAGCGGGCCACGCCCGATCTTGTGGTCATCACGGACGTCTGCCTCTGCGAGTACACCGACCACGGCCATTGCGGCGTGGTGCGCGACGGCGAGGTGGACAACGACGCCTCGCTCGACCTGATCGCGCGCACGGCGCTCTCGCACGCGGAGGCCGGCGCCGACATGGTCGCCCCGTCCGACATGATGGACGGGCGCGTCCGCGCGATACGCAGGACGCTGGACGAGCACGGGTTCGCGCAGACACCCGTTATGTCATATGCTGCCAAGTACGCCTCCGCCTTCTACGGCCCCTTCCGGATCGCCGCCGAGTCCACGCCGCAGTTCGGCGACCGCCGGGGCTACCAGATGGACCCGCCCAACGCGCGCGAGGCGCTGCGGGAGATGGCTCTGGACCTGGAGGAGGGTGCCGACATTCTGATGGTGAAGCCCGCACTGGCCTACCTGGACGTCATTGCGCGCGCCCGCGACCGCTTCGACGCGCCCATCGCCGCGTACAACGTCAGCGGCGAGTACGCCATGATCAAGGCGGCGGCCCGCAACGGCTGGCTGGACGAGCGCCGCGCGACGCTGGAGGCGCTGACGGGCATCAAGCGGGCGGGCGCGGACATCATCATCAGCTACCACGCCAAGCAGGTGGCGCGTTGGATGAAGGAAGGGGAGTGAGCGCGGCCTGGAGGTTAGCGAAACCAAACGTGATGGAACGCACCAGCCGATATAGGGGTTGCCGTGGAGCGGCTCAAGCGGACGGCCTGAAGCCAGTTGACGTGGCACGACCCAACTACAGCGCCGCGGGAGCTTGGCCAATTCCTGTAAAGTCGGTTTTTCCCGTGAAATCCCATGGCGACGCCACCACTGCCTCGCCTTGAATTTTAAGCAGTAGGGTGGGAAAAGACCGTGCTTAAGTTCAATCTGCGGGCCCGAATATTTTCACCACGGGCTGCATGAATTCTCGTCTGACACGGTACATATTCTTGAACTTCAGACCGCTCTTTTTTGGCCGACCCATTGCTCTCCTGCCAATATTCTCAACAATCTGGAGCGCTTGAAGGTAATCCAATCCGTTGGAAACGTTGCTCTGAGTTAACTCTGCCGCTAGCGCTTTCCTGATCTCTTGGGCCGTGAACCCCTCTCTCCTCCGGCTTTCTTTGTATAGTTTGGCCAAGCCGCGAAGTACCTCCTCAGCCTGGTTTTTTCCCCGCGCCTTAGAGCGCAACTTGTTGAGCAGATCCCGTAACCACTGCTCTCTAGCACCCTCGATGGCGTCGCTTTCTAACTGATTCAATCCTCCTACCGCCTTACGTATCCACGGGTAATCCGCTGGGTCTGAGATTTTCCATTCGGCGTATGTCGACATACTTCGGGTCCTTTCGCTAGCCTGCGTTAGCAGCGCTCGTTTGAACGGGGACAGCGATAGCTTCAAACAAGGGGCCAACTCGACTGCCGAAGAGCACTAGTACCTAATTGCGCATATGTTATGGCGTCCGTGCAAAGCTGCGTCATAGCTGAACATTCGTCACGGAACTTATGCAGGTAGGTACTAGAGTGGGTTGCCAAGGCACGAGCCGGACATGAGGCCCGAATCGCTGACTAGGCCACTACTCCATGCTACTTTTGCTCGATTCCAACTTTTATCCACCAATCCACTCCGGATGTATCCATGATGATTTTGAAACTCCCAGCTTGATTGACAATGGTTCCTGGCGCTGTGACGGACTTTGACATTAGCAGTCGTTGAGCCGGACCAGTAATCTGTTCCTCATATTTTCGGTCTACAATAAAGACTTGCACCTTCGAACTTATCGAACTGGTCACTTTATAGTCGAAATTCACGACCCACGGTGCTTTGTCAGTGTTGAAAAACAGTTCTTTGTAGCCTGTTCCGCTCCATCTATTTACGCTTCTGAGAGACATATAAGCTCCGTTTACATTGTATGTGTCATTATCAGCCACAGGAACAGTCGATGTAGCGGTGGCTAAGGCCGGGGTTATATAAGGGACTCTATCTTGAAGCGATGCTGGTCGTCCAGCAAACTCTTTACCGGTTTTGAGGGAATAGAGTATTTTATTATCCGCTTGTTTGGCTAAGTTCTTCAACGTTGTGCCTAGTTGCTCGACTTCTTGGGGAGTTAGTTTATCGAGGGGGCAGCAGAGGCTGCTTATTGTCAGGTTTATGTATATTACTACATTATTTCTTCTCATACGCACGGAGAGAGGGGTATAGAGATTTGAAATTGCGTCTTGCTTTTGGGTGAATAGGACTGAGCTATTACCAAAGCTCAACTGCTCCGCTCCATAACGGTTAGTGGTTGTTACTTCGGAATACATCTGGGTAAAGTCTTGAACAGCGTCAGAAGTGGTAGGGGCAACTCGAACGCCAAAAATTAGGTTCTTACCTAGACCCATTGCTCCTGCTAGCTTAGAAATACTTGCCAGTGTCTCCTTATCGGTGTACTTGGGTAAAACATAGTAGATGCCGGCATTTGGGCTTTGACCCGCACTGCTCATTGAGTTATATAGCCACTCTTCTGAAAGCTCCCGAGGCCATATCAAAAAAGAGGAGGGAGCCTGTTTGGTAATTGCGTCATCCGGAACGGGCTGATTACTGACCTCTGTCGCAGAAGTTGTCGAAGACACAGGCGCAGGGACGCCCGACGACGCGACTGGTGCACAAGCAATTGCTATGATCAGTACCACAATAGCGGCCAAGCGGGACGGCAGGCTGAAGTTCGACGGCATGACGACGACCGACCTGATGCTTGGCAAAGATTTCACGAAGGCACCCTCGCTTTCAGAGCATTGCCATCGCTGGTCTAGGCTCACGGAAACAAAGGAACCACGGCAGTTGCTTTTGGGCCATCCGTGCGCGAGTATACCCCAGACCCGAGCGCGAGACAAGCGTGAATGCCGCGAGTTGGCCCGCGAGCCGCAGGGCGGCCCTGAATCTCCCCGGCTTAACGCCAGACTACGCCCTAATGGTGGCCGCCTGCCCCCTTCAGAAACTTCTCCGGGTCCTTCTCGAACGCCTTCTTGCACCCGGGCGCGCAGAAATAGTACGCGACGCCCTTGTACGCCCAGTTGGCCGCCGCCTTCTTCTCGTCCACCGTCATCTTGCAGACCGGATCAATGGCCGCCATGCGCATGTCCTCCTCTTTGTGTTTCGCTATTCTCAGCCGCTCATGGTTATCCAAGCTCGGCATACAAACAGCTTTGAGAGCTGGCCGTGCTCAGCTTTGCAGGTATTGGAAAGCTGAGGGGGTACTCCTGCACCAGTTACGAGGCCATTTACTTTGTCAAGAATTGACACGTCTGCTCTGATGACGGTCTGGCCGCCAGGATGCGCTCGATGTTCTCGGAGGCGATCTTGCGGCCCGCACCCTCGCTCAGTTGCGCCAGCCAGCCCCGCATCCAGAAGGCCCAGTAGACGTACCCCTGTTCAAACGTCTCCTTAGAGGCCCGATCAAGTCCAATGACGAATCGGTCATTGTATTTCTCGTATAGGCCCCTCCAGTTCTCCGGAAGCTGTCGGTCATTATCAGTCCGAAACCCCAGCTCGTATCCCACGGAAATGTCAGCAAAGAGATGGGGATACTTGTCGAGCAGGGCCGCTATCTGTTGCGGGTCCGCTTTCCTGGCATGAGCGGCGGTGGAGCCTCCGGACGTTTTGACCGGGTTCTGGTGGGCCCAGATGACCTTGGTGTTCGGGTACCGCTGAAGGGCGCGCTCCAGGGCGGCAACCGTCTCCGGCGTGGTCTCCATATGAATCACCAGTGGGACGTTGTACTTGGCCCCCAGGCACATCATGTCCTGCATCCAGGTGGAGTCCATGGGCACAGTGATGTCTGGAGCCGCGGCAGACCCCTCCGGCACGGTGTAGTGTCTGACCATGAACTCGCCCAACCCGCGGAACTTGCCGCCGGCAAGCTGCCGGTCCGTGTACTCCAGAAAGGCCCGGTCACGCAGGGACTGCCCCCAGCGCACCGTGGTGAGGAAGGGGATAATGCGGCCCGGATACTTTTCGTAGACCGCAAGGACCAGCCTGTCCTCTTCACCTATAGGCCAGATAGGCGGAATCTGGTTGGCAAACAGGACGGTCTTCTGGACTCCGGCCTGGTCCATAAGGGAGATGATAGTCTCAGGGGCGAGCCCCGGCGTTACGTGTTCATGGGCATCAACCAGGGGCACCGGCGCCAACACCTTTTGTGCGTTCTGATAGCCGATCTTCTCAGCGGCGCCAGGCGACAGGTCCCCCAGCAAGCTCCTGAAACGGGCGATGACGCGCTGGTACGCCGCCGGGTCGGCCCAGGCCTCAGGGTGTGCTTGGTCGGTGCCGATACCAATAAACCGGTCCGCGTACTGCTCCAGGAGCGCCTTCCACGCGGGGCGCAGGCGGCCCCTGCCGTCCTCGATGGGATTCTTCACAAGCCAGGAGAGCCCCTGCGGAGGAGGCGACGATTTCCCATAGGCGCCAAACTCGGTCATCCCGCCCAGATCGCAGAAGAGCTTTGGGTGCTCGTCCAGCAGCGCCTTCAGGGTGTCGGGGTCTGGCCGGCCACAGTTGTGGGCGAGAATGACGGTGGTCTGACGGCCGTAGTCCAGCATCCTCTTGAGGGCAGGGAGCGACTCAGCGTCGATCTCATAGTGCAACACCACGGGCACATAGTACTTGGACGCCAGGTCCAGGAACCTTTTCATCAGCGGGGTGTCGGCGGGGATCTTGATGGCCCCGGCCTCGGAGCCTATGGCGAAGGAGTACGGATAATGCCCCAGGATGAACTCTCCCATGCCCCTGAACAGGCCAGTCCTCAACTGGGACTCAGCGGAGCGCAGCAGGCTCTCCGCTCGCTCGTCGGGCCGGGACCAGCGGGCGGGGTCCAGCAGCTCGGGGCGCTGCATCCCCAAGAACGGAATGATCCTGTCCGGACGGGCTTTGTAAAACTCCAGCACAAGGTTCTCATCGGATATCCCTTGGCCCTTGGGGTTGCTGGCGTCGTAGTAGACCGTCATCAAGACCATCTTTGCCACATTGGCCTGGTCCATGAGCTTGATCAGGTAGTCCAGAGTCAGGCCCCTGGGCAGGTGGGTGTGAGCGTCGACAAGCCCGAGAGCAAAAGGCACTAGAGAGGTCGGCGTCGGTGTCGCCGTAGACGTCGGCGTGGGAACAGATCCAGGCGTCGGCGTAGCAGTCGCCGCAGCCGTTGGGGCAGGTGGACTTGTGGCCGTCGCCACAGAGGTCGGACGGGGCGTCTCCGTAGGCGTGGACGTAGGGGCAGGGGCGGCCACCGGGACAGGTGCCGGTGAAGCCGTTGGTGCTGGCGCTGAAGTTGGAGCTGGAGTTGTGGCCGTCGCCGCAGGGGTCGGACGAGGCGTCTCCGCAGGCGTGGACGTAGGAGCAGGGGTGGCCGCCGGGACAGGGGCCAGTGAAGCCGTTGGTGCTGGCGTTGAAGTCGGACCGACGGCAGGTGACGGTTGCGGCTGCGTACACGCCAGTCCCAACATCACCACAACGGCGACCAAGAAGCAAATAACCAGCATAGAGGCTCGCCTCCACCGCCAGGGACATTATACTTGGGGAGCTTATTCAGCCACAACCCCATAGGTATTGTCGGCCCGGAGGTTCGACAAGCATGAGCGGATGCGTCCGACGTACGGTCTCCCGCTCACCCTGAGCTTGTCGAAGGACGAGCGGGCTTCGACGGGCTCATGGCGAGCGCATCGCGTCCTCGCCTTCCGCCTCCGCGCTGTCCTCCGCCAGCAGCCCGCGCGCGTACCCCAGCAGTCGCTCGGCCTCCGCGGGCGTCTTCTTCTTCGCGTCCAGGTACAGCCGCAGCGCCTCCATCGGCGCGAGCGACTCCGCGATCTGCCCGCCCAGGCGCACGCGACTCTCCCGCCGCACGTCGCGGATGTACGCCGCGACGTAGTGGGCAGGCTCCAAGGCCGTGTAGACGGCCCGGTCGTCGAGCAGCGCGGCCTGCTCGGCGGCAAGCCGGACGATGACCTTCACGATGGCCCCCTCGACGGGCGCCTTGCGTATCGCCGCCACCACCTTCGCCGTCGGGTCGTCCTGCGGCCCGACCTCCACCTCGACGGTCACCATGCGGCGGTCGTGCGCGACGGGCTGGAAGCGCAGGTCGGCGATGCGTTCGCCGCGCGGCTTCGACGGGTCGAGGTCAATGAGCATGAAGCCCTTGGCGTCCTCCGCGGCCTCGGAGAAGTCCACGCGGGCCAGACTGCCGCTGTACACGGCGGGCGGGCTCTGGCCGAGCCGCTGCCGCCTGTGGATGTGCCCCAGCGCCACGTAGTCGAACTCCGGCCTCGCGACGGCGCTGGGCAGCAGCCGGTAGTCGCTGCCGAGCATCATGCCGCGCTCCGAGCCGAATGTGGCGGACGACAGCGTGACGTGGCCCACCAGCACGGCGGGCAGCGCGGGGTCAAGCGCCTCCGCCCGCGCGGCGATCTGGCGCGTCAGGATGTCGTTGATGCGGTCGTTGAGCTGGTCGTAGGTGAGGCCCCGCGCCGACTCATGAGTCAGCAGGGCGCTGCGCCGCACCCACGGCAGCGCGACGACCTGCACCGGCCCGGCCTTCGTCTCCACGCGGTGCGTCGCCAGCGTGTCGCCGACGGTGACGCCGGGGACGCCCAGCACGCCGAATATCTCCAGCGCGCTGGCCCGCGACGGCGCGTGCGGCATGTCGTGGTTGCCGACGCACAGGAACACGGGGATGCCCGCCTGCGTGAGGCGCAGGACGCGGCGGGCGAACTCGCGCTGGTGCGTCTGCGACGGGTCCCGCCCCTTGTAGGCGTCGCCCGCGAACAGCACGAGGTGGACGCCGTTCGCGATGGCGTAGTCCACCAGCTCGTCGTACGCGGCGAGGAAGTCGGCCAAGCGGGTATTGAGGCCGGTCTGGGGGTCAGTCCGGCCGTAGTTCTCCACGCCAATGTGGAGGTCAGAGAAGTGCAGAAGGCGAAGCATTAGGGGTGCGGCCTTTGTTTGAGAATCACGCTAGCGTTCATTCTCTGTCTCCACCTGACGGTCATTGACACAATAGGACGACACTGTCATTCCGAGCGGAGCGAGGAATCTCCGCCGCAGCGCCCAACAGCCAGGGGAGATTCCTCGGTCGTTTTGCTCCCTCGGAATGACAGGGAGGGGTCTGCGGGAAGCCTGCGCCTGTCATTATGGCGCTATAAATGCTCAACGACCATAAGGCGAGGGCGTCATGCCGCCCCCTGGAATTTCAGGCGACCTTGGCACGGAAGCGGTAGACCGGAGCGTACTTCCGCGGCTTCGCATCCTTGCTTAGCAGCGCGTCGAGGGCGGCGACGGTCTCCTCACGGATAAGCGTGTCGCCGCAGCGGTCGCAGACAAGGGCGGGCACGGCCTCGACGATGATGGTCTTGCCACGCCTTTTGTAGCTTCTGACCACGGCCTTATCCAGATACTGACCTTCACAAAGGTCGCACTTCATCTTTTCATCATACCTCGCAGCCGCTCTGCCGCCTTGTCTTCCTCGGGATCCAGTACTGCGAGGCCGCTTTCCTGGCACGCATGCCCCAGTTCAAAGTCGCTGGTGACAACGATCAGCGGCTGCTCCGTATTCTCCGCGATTTGTTTCACGCGCAATATCGAAGCAAAATGGATGGCGTCACCAGCCCTGAGCGCGTGGGCTTCCAGCGTCGCCGCGGCTTCTTCCAACAGCGTGTTGTCCACCGGGAGTATTAATGACAGGGAAGGGATGTCCTTCGAGAACGCAGATATCAGGTCCTTGTATTGGGTCTCCCGTATCTTACCGCCCTTCACGAGTCTTCTGAGGGCGGACTTTAGCTCGACGGCTGTGAGAACGGAAATCGCGAGGAATTCGGTAGCGCGCCTGGCATCGAAAAGCTCGTCGACTACCTCCGTGCCTTTCTCTTCTACATATCTTTTCACCAGGGCGGAGGTATCGAAGTAGATAAAGGACATGCCTACCGCGCCTCAATAATCATACGGCTTATTGAAACACCATCCAACCGTTTGGCGACCTCGCGCCTCAGTTCTTTCAAGGGTCTTCTCGATGCCCCGTACTTTCCCAGCATCCGGTACAATAAAGATTGCATCGCCCTTTGCTCGCGCCTGTATGCGCTCAGGGCGATCTCGTACTCGATATTTCTTGCTTCCATACAGACCCCCTCTATCTGTTGACTCCCCGGATGTAGCCATTATAGCGTCCGTCGTACGCGGCCCTTCCGCGGAAGGGGCCCAGGCGGGTGTCCCAATCCCTAATCCCCAGTCCCTAACCCCTGGGGGATTGGCGGTTGATGGAGGTCAGAGAAGTGCGGAAGGCGGAGCAACAGGGGCGCCTTCCTTAGCGGGTCATGCTATTGTGAGATTGATTGGCATCCGCGCCGGAACCGTCCCTTTACCGTGGCATGTGGGGCATTCTTCTCGCTCGTTCTCGTCCAGCACATTGATACCACGGTAAGTCATGAGCCAGTCACCGTCCCACCATTTGTATTCACCGTCCAAGCGGGCCTTTCTACGAATGCGGCGCGATTTCAGGAAGCGCTGCAAAGCGTCCAGAGGCGTGGGGGCTTCAATAATCTCCTCACCCCAATCGGAGAACTCGTGGTAGTAGCATTTGTAGAAGATGACATAGTCAGGCATGTTGTCCTCCTCCCGTGGGAGTTGGACCAAGGTCCTCCCACGGGAGGAGGACAATGTCAAGGCCGAGAGAGCTACTTGGGCTTATTGAATAACTCGGGTTTGCCACCCTTATCGCGATTGCATCTTGAACATAGCGCCTGGCCGTTTGAAATATCTGTTTTCCCGCCGCCAGTATGTGGCTTGATGTGATCTGCGTGGAAGTTTGTATCCGATATTTCGGTGCTACACTTCTGGCACTTGCCTTTGGAGAGTTTGAATAGCTCACTGCGTTGCTCAGCAGGGAAGAAGCGCTTTGGGTCGAGGGGCTCGGCTTTGCTGGAGTTGATAATGTAATTCATCAACTGTTCTAAGCACTGTTTAACTTCACTGGTGTCTATTCGTCCCGTTCTTCCCGTCCGTAGATAAGCCAGCGATTCGTCAGAACCATCCTTGTTTTTTGCGGCATAGTAAGCCGTCAGGCCGCGAGCAACGGACGTTTCCTTTCCTGACAAGTTGTAGTGATCGCTGAGGAGTTGGAGAGCGGCAAAGAGCCATTTTAGGAGGCGGGCGCTTCTCACCTCCTGCTCGAATGCAAGTTCGAGGTTTATTGCCTCTTCTATCACGCGTCTCTCGAGGTTCAGAGTTCTCTTGGCACCCTCTAAAGCCTTTTGGCCCTTCGGTTCGTCATATGGCCCCTTAAGGAATTTCTCTAGGTGGTCATACTCTTGCCTCGCCAGAGCATCATCTGAATATACAGACTTTAGGAAGATTGCGGCTAAATTCCAATGAGCATCTCTGACTTTGTGCGCGCCACTGGCGATATCAAAGATTTTGTGGAGCGCAAGCTCTTTGATTTGCGGATGAAAGCTAGTACGCAGTGCCTTGATTTTCTCGCCAATCTTGAGTGGCTTTCCATGCTGCAACCGACTGAAGATGTCAAGGATTTCATCAGCGTCAAACTCTCGCATAACTGCTGCCTGCACCTCATAGTTGTCAAAACGTTG
Coding sequences within it:
- a CDS encoding hydroxymethylbilane synthase, producing the protein GVLRLGMGDRITQYLPPEVCLPEAGQGALAAQVRADDAGTSRLAAVIDDAPTRQAVTAERAAVTALGGGCTVPIAALAIIRGAELELHGLVASADGKRLVRAKVMGKADAAEQAGKDLALKLLAMGANEILNGT
- the cobA gene encoding uroporphyrinogen-III C-methyltransferase, with amino-acid sequence MTGTTRNGKVYLVGAGPGDPGLLTLKGAECLRRADVVVYDRLVDPRLLALARPDAELLYAGKVPGCKPGPEPGPGTWGGEPAPGEGRLDQDAITRLLLQRAQAGNVVVRLKGGDPFVFGRGGEEGGALRSAGIPFEVVPGITSAIAVPAYAGIPVTHRAVAASFAVVTGHEDPTKAESQVAWARLAQAVDTIVILMGVQELPRIVELLLSGGRSADTPAAVIEQGTLPVQRTVTGTLADIVAKARAADIRPPAITVVGDVVRQRDHLRWFDNRPLFGKRVLVTRARTQASALVELLAAEGAEPVELPAIGIEPAQDTAALDRAAASVGDYQWVVFTSANGADALFARLHAQGRDARAFGAAKVCAIGPATADALARHGVRADLVPPEFVSDAVVAALAKAGVAGAKVLLPRADIAGDALVRGLSDLGARVTQVAAYRTVAPEESAATARRVLSDGPIDVATFTSSSTVKNLLALLGNDLTPLRGAVVACIGPVTARTAREAGLTVDVEAKEHTVPGLVTALVEHFDGKS
- the hemB gene encoding porphobilinogen synthase; protein product: MEKAKGAKTGYPYTRMRRLRRTDALRRMVRETTLRVDDFVYPLFAAHGKGVRQEIEPLPDCYHLSVDMLAREAEEIARLGIPAVLLFGLPASKDAVGSEAYASKGIVQEAVRAIKRATPDLVVITDVCLCEYTDHGHCGVVRDGEVDNDASLDLIARTALSHAEAGADMVAPSDMMDGRVRAIRRTLDEHGFAQTPVMSYAAKYASAFYGPFRIAAESTPQFGDRRGYQMDPPNAREALREMALDLEEGADILMVKPALAYLDVIARARDRFDAPIAAYNVSGEYAMIKAAARNGWLDERRATLEALTGIKRAGADIIISYHAKQVARWMKEGE
- a CDS encoding YHS domain-containing protein; translated protein: MRMAAIDPVCKMTVDEKKAAANWAYKGVAYYFCAPGCKKAFEKDPEKFLKGAGGHH
- a CDS encoding TatD family hydrolase gives rise to the protein MPFALGLVDAHTHLPRGLTLDYLIKLMDQANVAKMVLMTVYYDASNPKGQGISDENLVLEFYKARPDRIIPFLGMQRPELLDPARWSRPDERAESLLRSAESQLRTGLFRGMGEFILGHYPYSFAIGSEAGAIKIPADTPLMKRFLDLASKYYVPVVLHYEIDAESLPALKRMLDYGRQTTVILAHNCGRPDPDTLKALLDEHPKLFCDLGGMTEFGAYGKSSPPPQGLSWLVKNPIEDGRGRLRPAWKALLEQYADRFIGIGTDQAHPEAWADPAAYQRVIARFRSLLGDLSPGAAEKIGYQNAQKVLAPVPLVDAHEHVTPGLAPETIISLMDQAGVQKTVLFANQIPPIWPIGEEDRLVLAVYEKYPGRIIPFLTTVRWGQSLRDRAFLEYTDRQLAGGKFRGLGEFMVRHYTVPEGSAAAPDITVPMDSTWMQDMMCLGAKYNVPLVIHMETTPETVAALERALQRYPNTKVIWAHQNPVKTSGGSTAAHARKADPQQIAALLDKYPHLFADISVGYELGFRTDNDRQLPENWRGLYEKYNDRFVIGLDRASKETFEQGYVYWAFWMRGWLAQLSEGAGRKIASENIERILAARPSSEQTCQFLTK
- the sbcD gene encoding exonuclease subunit SbcD, translated to MLRLLHFSDLHIGVENYGRTDPQTGLNTRLADFLAAYDELVDYAIANGVHLVLFAGDAYKGRDPSQTHQREFARRVLRLTQAGIPVFLCVGNHDMPHAPSRASALEIFGVLGVPGVTVGDTLATHRVETKAGPVQVVALPWVRRSALLTHESARGLTYDQLNDRINDILTRQIAARAEALDPALPAVLVGHVTLSSATFGSERGMMLGSDYRLLPSAVARPEFDYVALGHIHRRQRLGQSPPAVYSGSLARVDFSEAAEDAKGFMLIDLDPSKPRGERIADLRFQPVAHDRRMVTVEVEVGPQDDPTAKVVAAIRKAPVEGAIVKVIVRLAAEQAALLDDRAVYTALEPAHYVAAYIRDVRRESRVRLGGQIAESLAPMEALRLYLDAKKKTPAEAERLLGYARGLLAEDSAEAEGEDAMRSP
- a CDS encoding YgiT-type zinc finger protein, which encodes MKCDLCEGQYLDKAVVRSYKRRGKTIIVEAVPALVCDRCGDTLIREETVAALDALLSKDAKPRKYAPVYRFRAKVA
- a CDS encoding type II toxin-antitoxin system VapC family toxin, which gives rise to MSFIYFDTSALVKRYVEEKGTEVVDELFDARRATEFLAISVLTAVELKSALRRLVKGGKIRETQYKDLISAFSKDIPSLSLILPVDNTLLEEAAATLEAHALRAGDAIHFASILRVKQIAENTEQPLIVVTSDFELGHACQESGLAVLDPEEDKAAERLRGMMKR
- a CDS encoding DUF262 domain-containing protein; translation: MGLLVPNHFPVQTLYTYWKQGILDLQPYYQRSRVWTDKMRYDLIDTALNGWPMGLIMLNVQTLPDADEVPVDHYEVVDGQQRIRTLLEYKDGTESWVKNPPKDIEFKPFTGLSKSTQQRFDNYEVQAAVMREFDADEILDIFSRLQHGKPLKIGEKIKALRTSFHPQIKELALHKIFDIASGAHKVRDAHWNLAAIFLKSVYSDDALARQEYDHLEKFLKGPYDEPKGQKALEGAKRTLNLERRVIEEAINLELAFEQEVRSARLLKWLFAALQLLSDHYNLSGKETSVARGLTAYYAAKNKDGSDESLAYLRTGRTGRIDTSEVKQCLEQLMNYIINSSKAEPLDPKRFFPAEQRSELFKLSKGKCQKCSTEISDTNFHADHIKPHTGGGKTDISNGQALCSRCNRDKGGKPELFNKPK